A window of Longimicrobium sp. genomic DNA:
CCGGCATCGGCGGGGAGGCGTGGACGAAGAGCGGCGCGGCGGGGCGGCGAGCCGTGTCGGGGCGCGCGTCGTCGTCCAGCGCGGGGCCGTCCACGCGGATCCCGGCCTCGATCAGCGCCTCTCGCAGCACGTGGGTGAAGAAGAGCGTGTTGTCGCGCACCGCCACCTCGATCTCCTCCGGCGTGGAGTCGGGCGGGGCGGTGCCGGTGACCACGATGCCGGGGCCGAGCGGGGCGCGCGTCGCGTCCACGTTGCGGGCGGAGCCGGATGCGCCGGTCGTCGCATTCACGGTGACGGGGAGGTACGCCGTGGCGGGATCGAGGGTGACGACGGCGGGAGCGCCGGGACTCGGGCCGGGGCCCACGCGCACGGTGACGTACCCCTCGTTGAGCTGCAGCCCACCGATCTCGGCGGAGTACGACGCGTCCAGGTCGTCCCACGCCCAGCCGCGGCCCAGCGGCACGTCGTCGAAGACGTCGTCGTTGCCCACGACCGCGCCCGCGATGCGTGTGATGCCGCGCGCCCGCAGCGAGTCCGCCCAGGCGCGGAAGAGGGGGCGTGCGCCGCCGAAGCGCGCGGAAATCGTAGGATCGCCGCTTCCCCGCACCACCAGGCTGCCGGCCAGCACGCCGTCGCGAACGGGGCCCTCGGCCTCCACCGGGGTGCGGTAGCGGAAGTCCGGCCCCAGCGTCTCCAGCGCGGAGGCGCCGGTCACGATCTTCTGATTGGAGGCGGGGACGAAGAGCTTCTCCGCGTTGCGGCGGTAGAGCGTCTCGCCCGTCTCCAGCGAGCGGACCATCACGCCCCACTCCGCGCGGGCGAAGAGCGTGTCGCCGAAGATGGAGTCGAGCGCGACGGCGATCGGCGCGCGGGCGGGGGCCGGGGCGAGCGCGGGGCGTGCGGGAGCGCAGGCGCCCAGCGCGAGCGCCGCGGCGGCGACGAGGGTTCGTTGCGGGGTCATCGGGCCGGGTAGGGGCGGGCGAGCATGCCGAGGAGGCGCGCCTCGACGGCGGGCCATTCGTCGTCCACGATGCTGTACCACGCGGTGTCGCGCACGCGGCCGCTCTCGGTGACGCCGTGCTTCCGAAAGATCCCTTCTTCGCGCGCGCCGATGCGGAGCATGGCGTTACGGGAGCGCTCGTTCAGCGCATCCGTCTTGAGCTCCACGCGCAGGCAGCCGAGCGTCTCGAAGGCGTGGCGGAGCATCAGGAGCTTGGCCTCGGTGTTGGCGGCGGTGCGCTGCCACGGCCGCCCGATCCACGTCCAGCCGATCTCCACGCGCGGGTGAGGCGGCTCGACGCTGGCGAAGCGCGTGCTCCCGATCACCCGCCCCGTCGCCGCCTCGGTGGTGGCGAAGGGGAGCGCCGTGCCCGCGTCGCGCATGCGGAGCGCGGCGTCTACGTAGCGCTCCAGGTCGGCCTCGGTGCGTACGGCGTTCCACGTCCAGCGCCACAGCTCCTCGTCGCGCGCCACCTCCCAGAGCGCGGGGAGGTGCTCGCGTGTGAGCGGCACCAGGCGGACGTGCGTGCCTTCGAGGGTGACGGGCGCGAGCTTCACGGGCGGCTCCGAAATGGGGTGCCCGGTGAAAGTAGGTGGAAGCCGCGGGATGGGACAGGCTTCAGCGATCTCGTCGCGCATGGAAGGGCGCGGGGGAGCGGGCAGGGCCTCCCGCGGTTCTCAGCCCGTTGTAACCTTTCGTAGGGTAACTGGCCTACATAGATGTGGGCCCGGTCTTCTTCGACCCTGGGCCCCAGCTGAAGCCTCGCCACTCCCTCACCGGCTCCGCGTGAACGACTATAGCGATCCTGACCACCTGCGTGATCTGTACGATCGACATTCGTCTTCCGTATACAGGATTGCGTACCGCCTCACGGGCTCCGCACCCGACGCCGAAGACGTCGTGCAGGACCTCTTCGTCGCTCTGCCGATGGCGTTCCGCGGTTATGAAGAGCGGGGGAGTATGGGCGGCTGGATCCGCACCGTGGCTACCCGCCTGGCACTCAGGCGCATTCGCCGACGCCGTAACGAGGTACCCATGGAGGCCGCCGCGGATGTCGTGGCGCGGGGGTCCGCCGACGGCTGTATCGACGTTCTCGACGTCCAGCGCGCTCTTCAGCTGCTTCCTGAAACGCTCCGTGCCGTGCTGGTGCTCCGCGAGATCGAGGGCTACTCGCATGCGGAGATCGCGAATGTGCTCGGGATTCGGGCGGGGACTTCCAAGGTGCGCCTTCACCGGGCGCGGGAAGAGATGCGACAACTACTCACAGGACCGAAATGAACCGACATCCCAATACGCGGACGCTCAACCTGTACATGGACGGTGAGCTGGGTGCACTCCGGCGCCGGCGGGTATCCGAGCACCTCGCGGAGTGCCAGCCATGCCGCGGCAAGATCCAGGCGTGGCGCGCGATCGGTGCGGCACTCCGCGAAGACGCCGTACCCGAGCTTCCACTGGAGACGCTGGAGCACGTGCGTGCCCGGCGAGCCGCCGGTTCTCGCGTGCTCCTTCCCGCCGCGGTCACGCGCCGCCCGCGGGTCCGCGTGTTCGCCGACGCCGCGGCCGCCGCGGCACTGTTGCTCGCCGTGGCCGGCGGGCTCACGACGATGTGGCGCACGCCGGAGCTGGCTGCAGAGGGAAGTCAGCTGCTGCTCGCTCCCGCCGCGCCACGCCCAGGGCAGGTGGTGAAGGTGGAGTATCGCGCCGCGGGCAAGCTCGCGGGCGAGGAACGGCTCATCCTGCGCGCACGCCTCTTCCGGTCCGAGCCAAATCCCTACTCGGGGGGGCACGCCACCCTTGCGGTGCTGGCCCGCACCGGGGCGCGGACATACACCGGCTCCTTCCAGATCCCGGACTCGGTCGTCTACGCCTCACTCGCGGTAGAAGATCCGAAGGGCGACCTCGTCGACTACGACCCGGCTGCCTGGGAGGTACTTGTCCACGGTGCCGACGGGAAGCCGCTGGCCGTCGCGCTCGAGCGGAAGGTTGAGGGCACCGGCGAATGGGATTCGAGTATCGCACTACGGACCACCCGTGAGCTGACTCAGCTGTACCCCGACAGTACCGCCGGGTGGATGAGGCGGTATTCGGCGGAGAAGTCCATGCTGGATCGGGTGAGGGGCGACAGTCTGACCGCCGTGTTCCACGCGAGGTTCCGGACACTGGAGGCGAAGCGCGCGGAGACGCGGGACGCTCGCGAGCTGGCGCGCTTGGCATTCTTTGCGACGGCACTGCGTGACAGCGCAAGCGAAGCCCGCTGGAGTGACCGCCTCATCCGCCTGGCGCCCACTTCTCCCGAGGCCGTACAGTGGCGCGTGTTCAACGCGACTTCGAAATACCGGGCGGACCGTGCCGCGCTGCTCGCGGCGCTGGAAGCACTGTGGACCGAGGCCGGAGGAGTGTCGCCCCAGCTTTACTACACCGGCTTCACCACCGCCCGTGCCTCAGGGGATCCGGTCGCGATACTGCGCTGGGCACGGCGGTTGGAAGAGTCGATTCCCTCGTTCGCCGGAATGGTCGCACGCATGCTCCCGAACGTTCCTGCCCTCCGGAACGAGAGAGAGAATCGTCTCCGTGCGCAGATTCGCCGCCAGGACCAGGATCAGAGCGAGTACCGCCTGCTCGGGCACACCCGAACCGACTTTCAGACCGACCGCGCGCGGACCAAGTCCGCGTTGCTCGGGGACCTCGGCCGCTCCCTCATCGAGTCCGGGCGAGTCGCCCCCGGACTCGATACCCTCTCGCATGCAGCCGCGACGGGGTGGGACGTGGGGGTCTTCCGTACGATCGCGAATACGCGTTTCGCGATCGGCGACACCGCCGGAGCGCTGCCGGTTCTGGCGCGGGTGGCGGTGGACCCCTCCACGTCGGCTACGTTCGTGGACTCCGTGAAGGTACGCGCCGCACGGCACTTCGACCCGTCGAAGTGGACCGCGCTCGAAGAAGACGCCCGGAGCGTGCTCGGTGCGTACGTCTGGGCACAGTCCATCAATCGGGGGTTGCGTGCGCCGGTTCGGCTCACGGACTCGTCAGGAACTTCCGTGACGTTCCGCGCCGAAAACCGGACCCCCACTCTGGTGGCGTTCTGGTCGCGCTACTGCCCTCCGTCCTCGGCGCAGCTGCGGGAGCTTGACCGTGTTTCGAGCACGCTCCAGAGCAGCGGCATCCGGGTGGTCACCATCACGAAAGACGAGTCGTCGGCGGCGGTGTCCAGTTTCCTGGGGCAGGCCCAGTACCGATTTCCCGCGTTCCTCGACCCGGACGGGGATGCCGCGCGCGCCTTCGACAACCAGATCACCCCGCGCTACTTCGTTCTGGACGGTGCTGGCCGGATCCGCTTCGACAACTACTCTCCGGACGACATCCTACGCCAGGTAGCGGCGCTCCGAAGCCCGCGGTGAGCTGCGTACGCGGGTGCCGCCTCGGGTCATGCACTCCCGGCCGGCCTTACGCACCACCAGCCGGACGGGAGAGGCCCGGCGTCCGAGAGGACTGACGGAGGTCCGTGCTCGATACGCGGCGCGCGGGAGCAGGGTGAACGAGCGCGGGTTTTCGGCGGGTCGAAGCGTGGGGCTACACGTCTCATCCACCTTCGACGCGCCTGCGCCGGACGCGCTACCGCACCTCGCTCATCAGGCCCAGGTGGTTGCCCTCGGGGTCGCGGACGAAGAACATCCACAGCTCATGGTCCGGCATGCGCGCGATCAGGTGCGGCGCATCCACGGTGTCCGCGCCGGCGGCCTGGAGCGATGCGTAGGCCGCGTGGATGTCGTCGACCTTGTAGTAGAGGATGGATGCGGGGTGGTCGAACTCCGGCTTCTCGGCCGTGCCCAGCATGAGGCGCAGGCCGCCGCAGTCGAAGAAGGCGCTGTTGGGGATCTGGAAGAGGAGGCGCAGCCCGAGCACGTTGCGGTAGAACTCCACCGCCCGCTGCACGTCCCGCACGTTGATGGCCACCTGTCCGACTCCGGTGATTCCCAGCGATGCGGCGGTGCTCATGGGTGACCTCGCGTTGGAAGTGGATGCTTCACGGATCGTCTTCCTTGAATATTTAGCCTCGCTAACTAAATTGGCAAGGATGACGAATCGACCCCCCACGCCCGAGCACGTCGCCGACCGGCTGCACTCGGCCAGCATCCACCTCCTGCGCCAGCTTCGCCGGGAGGATGACGCGCTCGGAGTGTCGGCGCCGCTCCTCTCCGCCCTGTCGGTGCTCGTGTTCGGCGGCGCGAAGACGCTGGGGGAGCTGGCGGCGGCCGAGCAGGTTCAGCCGCCCTCCATGACCCGCACCGTTCGCAAGCTGGAGGAGGCCGGCCTCGCCACCCGCGAGCTCGACCCCCTGGACCGCCGCGTCACCTGGCTCTACGCCACCCCCGAGGGCGAGCGCGTGCTGCGCGAGGGCCGCGCGCGCCGTGTGGCCTCCCTCGCCGCGCGGCTGGGCGCGCTGGATGGGGAGGAGCTGGCGGCGCTGGAGCGTGCGGCGGAGCTGCTGGAGCGGGTGCTGCGCGGCGGCGGGTAATACGTTGAGGGTGGAAGAGGGCGGGGGTGGCTCCTCAAGTGGAGCCACCCCCGCATCTCTGCGTCTATGCGTCGCGGATCAGCACCCGCCCGCGGCCTTGCCATCCGCGATTACGTCGCGCTTGCCGATGACCTCGGCCTCGTCAGGATCGGATTCCGCGATCGCCTCGGGCGAGAAGTAGCGGCGGACGCGATCCCGCGCGGCCAGCATGCGCTTGCGGGCACCCTTGTGCACTCCCCCCGTCGTATCGGCGGCTCGAAATGGGTTCGTGGACATCTCAGCTCCAATTGTTCGGGAGGTCCTTCACCAAGTATCGGACCACACCCTCTCGGTGCGCAAGCGTAAACCCAAGATTGCGGTACAAAGTCTCGACCCCCGGGGCGGGGTTCTCGATACGCACCCGCGGGAGCGAAAGTCCTTCGGCGTAGTACTCCGCCGCCGCTAGTACGATCCGCGCCACATGCCCCTGGAGCGGGTGCCCGTTCGGGCGGCCTTCCATGTATCTGAGCGTGAGAGCGCCGTGACCGCGGGGCACTGAGCCGATCGCTAAACCGCAGAGGACCGGCCCATGCCAGAGTGCGCAATGGAAGCTCCGGCGGTCATGCCGACACACCCGGTGCCAGAGCCGACTCCAATCGAACCCGCCGTACCCGGAGGGATGCCGCCCCTGCCAGGTGGTCGTATACGCGGTAAGAGCCTTTGAGTCGATGCCCGTGATTCTAACGCGGATCGGCGGGATCGCGTCGGACGCGTCTTCCTGGGCGAGCGAGTGCGCCAGGGTTCGGACAGCTCCGTAGTCCAGAAATGCCACAGGCCGGACGACTCGTGATTCGTTCGAAGGATCTCATCCCGTTACCAGTACGGGGGCCGGAGCGCGAACGAGTAAAATATCTAACATCAAGCCTGGCCGACATATACAAGCCGCGGAACCGGCGATATTCGTGCGCCGGCTGACGCAAAGCAAGCGGGCGCGGTCCCGCGAGTGGCGGGACCGCGCCGTTCAGGACTGTCTCGCCGGTTACGCGTCAGGCGAGGCGAAGCGGACGGACGAGAGCGCCTGGCCGAAGGTGTGGGCGTTGAAGGCGCCGTCGGGCTCCTTCTTCACGTCCATGAACCACTGCTCCGGCTCCGTGACCGGGTGCTTGCGGTGGAGGTTGCGGACGATCGCCACGTAGCCCTCCTTCACCCCGAGCTGGAACCACCCCTCGTCGCCCTTGAACTCGGGGGCGTTGAAGCACTGCACGGTGGCGCCCGTGTTCCCCAGCAGCAGGAGCGAACGGATCTCGTCCTCCGCCTCCATGTCGTTGGTGAAGCGGTCGTTCTGGATCAGGACGATGTCGTTCATCTTCGCGATCCCCTCCGTTTCGCGGAAGGCGATGTGCGGGTTGGTCAGCGTGCCGGAAAGGATGCTGCCGAACCCGAGCGCCAGCGGCCCGAACTGCGGAAAGGAGCGGAGCGCCTGGAGCACCGCCTGCAGCGGCTCCAGCCTCTTCAGGAACTGGCTGAGCTCGCCCAGCGGCGACCCCTGCGGCACCATCACCAGCGCCGGGCCGGTGAAGTTGTAGTCGGCGAACATCGCCAGCATCCGCGGAATCCCCAGCGACAGCGTGGCAAGCTCCACGGGACCCACGGACGCGGTGTGGCTCACGCCGGACGCCGAGATCGTCACGTCCGCGAACAGGTACCGCTTGGCGCCCTCCGCCGGCGGCGGGATGGAGCCGTCCTCCTCCTTGAGCCAGTCGAAGGTGTCCGGCCGCAGCACGATGTCGACGGAGGGCTGGTCCAGCGGACCGTCGATGCGGTACTCGGAGCTGCTCAGCGGCTCCTTCCCCGCCCTGTCGGCGCACACGCGCCAGCTCACCGACACCTTGAAGGGAACGTCCACGGGCAGGTTCACCACGGTGTCGATGGTGGTGACGATGGTGCCGGTGATGGGGCCCGCGAGGTCGCCGGTCAGCGCGTGGTCGATGGTGGAGGTGAGCGAGCCGTCCGCCTGCGAAAGGGCGCCCGGCACCCCCTCGATCGCGGAGCGCGGCACGAGCCCCAGGTTGATGAGGTTGAAGTTCGGGCCGCTCGGTCCCTGGGGGGGAAGAGCGGGGAGGTTGATGAAGGGAAGCTCCGGCGCGCCCGCGTTCTGCGGATTCTCCACCCCGGCCCCTTCGAGCAGGGTGTTGGCGAAGAGCATCTCCTTGGAAACCACGCGCGCGTCGAGCGTCTGCGTGAGGCCGCCGGTCAGCTTCACGTCCGTGAGCGTGGCGCCGAGCCGCACGTTCGTCAGCACGCCGGTAAGCGGAAAGTTCAGCGGCACGGGAAGGTCGCGCGTGAGCACTCCCGATTCCGGAAGCCCGATCACGCGGATGCCGATCGGCTTGCCGGCCTCCGCGGTGGTGGCGGTGAGCGGCTCCAGCTTCAGCGCCGCCAGCGTAGACTTCACGACGTCGTCCAGCAGTCGTACGGTTGCCATCGTTTCTCTCTCTCCAGACTGTGCGTGATCTCTGCCTGCCCCGTAAAATGGGCCATGTCGTGCCATCGCCCCATGGCAGCGCCGGTGCCAGCCCGGCCACGCCACGCCAGCATCCACGCAAAGCCTATTTTTACAACAGTTAACGCGCGCAGACACTCGCCTGTGCGCACTGTAAACTTTGTACCCACCGCGCCACAACCTGGGGCGCCACGGCCTCACGCATCCCCCCACACACTCCTATTCCGCCCGTGTTCCCTGGCGTAACCAGATCTTAACCGCGCGTCTTCTGAGGAAATCCACACACGAAAATGCACGGAGAAAAGGATCTTTCTCCGTGCATTCGATCAGAGCGCTAACGATGTCGAGGCTCGTTCCTCTCTCGTCATCCTCGAGGTTTGACTACCCCGTTTCGAGTGGTGATCTCCACCCGATCCACGCGAGCGGCGAGGCGGCCCTCGTGATGCTCCACCGCCTCTTCCAGTGCTCTGATCAACATCTCGCCAAAGCCGTTTTTCTTCTTCTTCACGAACTCTCCTCTGTCACCAGTTCCCTCATCCGGCGCTTGACTCACGCTTGATCATACCCGGGCTTACGGGCAAGGCAAGTGGCGAACCTCCACTCACGCCGTGCCAGCAGGGGGAACTGCAAATCATAGACAGCCCTCCTGCTGTTCTCTCTGTGTCTCTGTGTCTCTGTGTCTCTGTGTCTCTGTGTCTCTGTGTCTCTGTGTGAGCCATGCAGTTGCAGTTCTCCGCGGCCTCCGCGCCTCCGCGTGAGGCCGCTTTTTGTCCACCCCGGAAATATTCACATACACGTCCACATTGCCGCTCAACAGCGGACGCATTGAGCCAGGGCGTTGCACCGCAAGTGATTGCACGGGCCACAGATGTGTTCACTCTGTACCCATTGCGCGCTGAGCCTTGATGCGGCTTTTCTTCGGTTTTAGTCTTGCAATACCCGGTCGCGTCCGGACAGTCCACCCTCGCTCCCGGATGAGCCATGTCGGCACAGGTCGCCGCGCTGCGGCGCACACTGGAGGAACGCTTTCCCGGCGCCATGCCGGTGGCGTTCCGCACCGCACGGGCGGTGGCGACGGGGTGGACGGCGCTGGACGCGGCGCTCCCCGGAGGCGGCCTCCCGCGCGGAAGGCTCTCCGTGTGGAACGGGCCGGGCGCCACGGCCGTGCTGCGCGGAGTGTGCGCCGCCGCCCTGGAGCGGGGGGAGCGCGCCGCGTGGGTCGACGCCGCGCGCACCACGAGTGGCGAGGCGGAGTGGGGCGGGATCTCGCTGGTGAGGACGGAGAAGCCCGCCGACGCCCTCCTCTGCGCCGAAGAGCTCCTGCGGTGCGGGGGCTTCGGGGTGGTGGTGCTGGCCGGCGCCGCCACCGCCGGCACCGACCGCGTGCGGCTGGTGCACGTGGCCCGCGAGGGCGGCGCCGCCTTCGTCGAAGCGGGGTCGGGCGACGGGTGGATGGCGGCGGTCAAGGTGTCGTCGTGGGTCCCCCCCGGCGGAGTGCGCTGGCGGCGAGATGGGCTGGGGGAGGCGGTGGAGGTGGATGCGGTGGGAGTGCGCTTGCGCGCGACCGCGCTCGGCTGGAGCCGGGACGCGGAGGTGGAGCTGCCCGTGGCTGCGCGTGACGTTCGTCTGTCTCTGGAGCCCGGCCTGGGAGACCGCCGGGGCGCCGCTCGCTGAAGTGGGGGCTTCGCTGATGGAGGCCGCCCCGCGCGTGGCGGTGGGGGCCGGTGTGGTGTGGGCCGACGGCCGCGGGCTGGATGCCGCCGCGCTGGCGGCGTCGCTGCTGGCGCGCGCCGGCGCGCTGGGGGTGGGAGCACGGGCAGGGGTGGCCGGCGTTCCCGTGGCCGCCGAGGCCGCCGCCCGCCACGGCGGCGATCCCGTGACCGCGGTGCGAGCCGGGTGCGAGCGCGACTTCCTGGCCGCCATGGGGCTGGACGTGCTGGACCCCGACCCGCGCACGCGCGCGCTGCTGCAGGGCGCGGGGATCCGCCGCTGCGGCGACCTGGCCGCCCTTCCGCGCGAGGCGGCGGAGGTGCGCTTCGGCGCGGAGGGCGCGCGGCTCTGGCGCCTGTCGCGCGGCGACGATCCGCGCCTCCTCTTCCGCCCCATCCCCGCGGAGGCGCCGCACGCGGCCATCGACTTCCTGGACTACGCCATCACCGACGCGGCGCGGCTGGCCTTCGCCGCGCACGGGGCGCTGGCCAGCGTGTGCGCCACGTTGAAAGAGCGAGGCGAGCGGGCGCGGCGCATGGTGCTGGAGCTCCCCCTCTCGGGCGGGGGCACGGTGACGCGCGTCCTGCGCACCGCGCGCCCCACGGCCGAGCGCGACGAGTGGTCCGCCCGCGTGCGCGGCGAGCTGGAGAATCTCGCCCTTCCCGACGCGGCGGTGGGCGTCTCGCTACGCGTGGAGGGGCAGGAGCCGGCGTCGGCCACGCAGGGCGACCTCTTCGACCGCGGCTTCGCCACCGCCGCGCCGGTGGAGGAGACGGTGGCGCGGCTGGCCGACGCGCACGGCGCCCTGCTGGTGGCGCCCGACGTCTGCGCGCACCCGCTGGCGGACGCGCGCACGGCGTGGCGCCCCCTGGCCCCCGAGGAGGTCTCGGCTACGCGCGCCGCCCCCGCTCTCGCCGGCCTCACGCTGCAGCTGCTCCCGCAGCCGCGCCCAGTGCGGGTGGAGGCTCGCCCGCGCCGCGACCACGCCTTCCCCGCCCGCCTGCGCGACGGCGGCGTCTGGTGCACCGTGGCCGAGGCCGCGGGCCCGGACCGCGTCTCCGGCGGGCACACGGGCGAGCGCCCCTTTGCGCGCGAGTACTTCCGCTGCGCCACGGACGACGGCCGGCTGGTATGGCTGTTCCGCGACGCGCTGGAGGAGGGATGGTTTCTGCACGGGTGGTGGGACTGATGGGGAATGGGGAAATGGGGAATGGGGAATGGGGGGGCCTGGCTTCCGGTGCGGTGGTGCGTGGCGGGCTCACCCTGCTGCCGCCGTCGCCCGACGGCGAGGCCGGCGCACCGGCGCGGATCCATGCGCGCGGTGCCGTTCAACCATTCCCCATTCCCCATTCCCCATTCCCCAATTATGTGGAGCTTCGCGCCCGCTCCGCCTTCTCCTTCGGCGACGGAGCCGTGGCGCCCGAGACGCTCGCCGAACGCGCGGCGGAGCTGGGGTTCGAGGCGCTCGCGCTGTGCGATGCGGCGGACCTGGGGGGGATCATCCGCTTCGCGCTGGCGGCGAAGACGGGGGGGGTCAGGCCCATCGCCGGGGCGGAGCTGCGGGTGGATGGACATCCCGTGGGGCTGCTGGCTCGGGATGAAGTTGGCTTCCGCAACCTTTCGGCGCTCGTGTCGCACGCGCGGCTGGAGAACGGGAGGGGGGAGGCGGGCGTGTCGTTCGACGTGCTGGCGGAGCGGTCGGAGGGGGTGCACGTGCTCACCGGCCCGGCATCGGGGCCGATCGGAGCGCGCATCCTGGAGCAGCGGCCGGAAGAGGCGCGCTACGAGCTGGCGCGCTGGCGCGGCGTCTTTGGAGAGAGGCTGGCGGTGGAGGTGCAGCGCCACCACGTCTCCGGGGCGGAGGGGGCGCTGGTGGACGCGCTCATCGAGACGGCGGAGAGGGCGGGGGTGCCGTGGGTGGTCACCAACGAGCCACGCTACCTGGATGCGGAGGGGCGCCGCGTGCACGACCTGCAGACAGCGCTGCGCCATGGGGTGGACTACGACACCGCGCTCCGCCGCGGGCTCCTCCTTCCAAACGGCGAGTGGCGGCTCAAGGGGCCGGCCGAGATGGCGCTGCTCTGGCAGGGGCGCGAGGCCGGGCTGGAGGAGAGCGCGCGCATCGCCGAACAGTGCACCTTCGACATGCGCTGGCTGCGCCCTCCCCTTCCCCGTTTCGACCTGCCGGAGGGGCACACGGACGACTCGTTTCTGGCTGAGAAGGTGCTGGAGGGCGCCATCGAGCGCTGGGGCGGGATCGACGAGAAGCAGCAGCGGCAGATCGAGCACGAGCTGCGCGTCATCGAGAAGCTGGGCTTCTCCGGCTTCTTCCTCATCATGTGGGACGCGGTCCGCTTCGCGCGCCGGCGCGGCATCCTGTGCCAGGGGCGGGGGAGCGCGGCCAACTCCGCCGTGGCGTACTGCCTGTCCATCACCGCGGTCGATCCCGTGCGCCACGGCCTCCTCTTCGAGCGCTTCCTGAGCGAGGCGCGCGCGGACGGCGGCACCGAGGCGCCCGACATCGACGTCGACTTCGAGGCCGACCGGCGCGAGGAGGTGCTCAACTACGTCTATGAGAAGTACAGCCGCCAGCACGCCGCCATTACCGCGGTCACGCAGATGTACTCCGCGCCCACCGCCATCCAGGACATGATGCGCGCCCTGGGCTACCCCGCCGAGCAGGCCTTCCGGCTCAGCAAGCGGCTGCACTGGGCCGGCCCCGCCGAGGGCGCCGAAGCGCTGGCCGGCGAGCTGGGGCAGGAGCAGGGCTTCGACGCGGCCTCACCCAGGGGACGCGCGCTGATCGCGGCGGTGCGCGCGGTGGAAGGATTGCCGCGCATGCGGTCGACCCATCCCGGGGGCTTCGTGCTCTCCTCCCGGCCGCTGGGGGAGGCGCTCGCCATCGAGCGCACCACCATGGGGCGCACCATCCTGCAGTTCGACAAGGACGACCTGGACGCGGCGGGAGTCCCCAAGTTCGACTTCCTGGGGCTCGGCGGGCTCACGGCGGTGCGGATCGCCTTCGACCAGATCGAGCGCCGCACCGGCGTGCGCCCCCTGATGTACGACCTGCCGCAGGACGATCCCGAGACGTTCCGGATGATCTCGGCAGGCGACACGCTGGGGACCTTCCAGATCGAGAGCCGCGCGCAGATCCAGAGCATCGTGCAGACGCGGCCGGAGCGGATCTACGACATCGTGGTGCAGGTGGCGCTGATCCGCCCGGGGCCCATCGTGGCGCACTTCGTAAAGCCGTACACCCGCCGCCGCCGCGGCATCGAGGAGGTCACCTTTCCGCACCCCGACCTGGAGCCGATCCTCGCGCGCACGCAGGGGATCCCCATCTTCCAGGAGCAGGCGATGGCGATCTCCATGGCGCTGGGCGGCTACACGGCGATGGAGGCCGACGAGCTG
This region includes:
- a CDS encoding error-prone DNA polymerase, translated to MVSARVVGLMGNGEMGNGEWGGLASGAVVRGGLTLLPPSPDGEAGAPARIHARGAVQPFPIPHSPFPNYVELRARSAFSFGDGAVAPETLAERAAELGFEALALCDAADLGGIIRFALAAKTGGVRPIAGAELRVDGHPVGLLARDEVGFRNLSALVSHARLENGRGEAGVSFDVLAERSEGVHVLTGPASGPIGARILEQRPEEARYELARWRGVFGERLAVEVQRHHVSGAEGALVDALIETAERAGVPWVVTNEPRYLDAEGRRVHDLQTALRHGVDYDTALRRGLLLPNGEWRLKGPAEMALLWQGREAGLEESARIAEQCTFDMRWLRPPLPRFDLPEGHTDDSFLAEKVLEGAIERWGGIDEKQQRQIEHELRVIEKLGFSGFFLIMWDAVRFARRRGILCQGRGSAANSAVAYCLSITAVDPVRHGLLFERFLSEARADGGTEAPDIDVDFEADRREEVLNYVYEKYSRQHAAITAVTQMYSAPTAIQDMMRALGYPAEQAFRLSKRLHWAGPAEGAEALAGELGQEQGFDAASPRGRALIAAVRAVEGLPRMRSTHPGGFVLSSRPLGEALAIERTTMGRTILQFDKDDLDAAGVPKFDFLGLGGLTAVRIAFDQIERRTGVRPLMYDLPQDDPETFRMISAGDTLGTFQIESRAQIQSIVQTRPERIYDIVVQVALIRPGPIVAHFVKPYTRRRRGIEEVTFPHPDLEPILARTQGIPIFQEQAMAISMALGGYTAMEADELRRTMGNSRKAAKLRVQIERLRERMKERGIDAEVAERITEDMRIFANYGFPESHAWSFGLIAYATAYLKAHHPAEFLVGLLNAQPMGFYSPATLVHDAMRHGVEVRAPCLRDGDWDATLEETADPARPAVRVGWRQIRGMGAKAREALREARAEGPFRSIEDLVRRTGFGRADALHLARAGALEAWEPGRHAAAWEALRAAADTLPLAPAHRLPFRARELEGSERIFLDYLATGVSVAGHPVQHLRPRLNRIGAHSSADLHRARPGTHVLVAGLVVARQHPSTSKGTVFVLLEDEWGFINVIVPPALFLEHKEVVKHSPFLLVEGKFEQQGPVLNVVGRRFKRMEAGALAHTSHDFR